The following proteins are encoded in a genomic region of Phycisphaerae bacterium:
- a CDS encoding BLUF domain-containing protein — protein sequence MNAGDLESIRTKSDQFNSQHGLTGALFYLGGNFMQILEGGATAVTSLYARIQTDPRHCECKVVCLGPLDRRMFPEWSMKVVDVDAWSRELRKEFVSIIMDAEQPSGLQIDRLHAFLTSVTLQPATFGA from the coding sequence ATGAACGCAGGGGATCTGGAATCGATCCGAACAAAGTCTGATCAATTCAATTCACAGCACGGGCTGACTGGCGCGCTCTTCTACCTGGGTGGGAACTTCATGCAGATTCTTGAGGGCGGCGCTACGGCGGTGACATCGCTTTATGCCCGAATTCAGACGGATCCACGTCACTGCGAATGCAAAGTTGTGTGCCTGGGACCGCTTGATCGCCGAATGTTCCCGGAATGGTCGATGAAAGTCGTGGATGTCGATGCCTGGTCCCGGGAACTCCGCAAGGAATTCGTATCGATTATCATGGATGCGGAGCAGCCGAGCGGGCTTCAGATTGATCGCTTGCATGCCTTCCTGACTTCGGTCACGCTTCAGCCCGCAACATTTGGCGCCTGA
- a CDS encoding tryptophan 7-halogenase codes for MLINGEPDFEVGIIGGGPAGAATSGYLAKAGIPCVVMERELFPRPHIGESLVPATTRVFRELEFIDEMERAKFPKKLGAVWTAKSKAPVYSHDWAELPEDNFTDIRFEERQQEGVDRRYTYHVDRGKFDLLFLQHAHKLGAKVYEGVRVTRIDFESKPYPRMYFKMGNKEMYLTVKMVIDASGRDTLLGNQLRVKVKDPVFNQFAFHTWFDGFDRRDPGHPDKADYIFIHFLPITNSWIWQIPITDTITSIGIVTQKQYFPKTREERESWFWECISSRPDLHERLRKAERCRPFKEEGDYSYAMRQVCGDRWALVGDAGRFVDPIFSSGVSIALNGARLIQADIRAAAEKGEYGKASFENFERTLRWGTRNWYDFITLYYRLNVLFTMFIQDRRYRLDVLKLLQGEVYDEETPDVLRRMKEIVTAVEQNPNHVWHKLLGDLTCNEFKPSF; via the coding sequence ATGCTTATTAACGGCGAACCGGATTTTGAAGTCGGAATCATCGGTGGTGGACCGGCAGGCGCGGCCACGTCGGGGTATCTAGCCAAGGCAGGAATCCCCTGCGTCGTCATGGAACGCGAGCTGTTTCCGCGGCCGCATATCGGCGAGTCGCTGGTTCCCGCCACGACGCGCGTTTTCCGGGAGCTTGAATTCATCGACGAAATGGAACGCGCGAAATTCCCGAAAAAGCTGGGCGCGGTCTGGACTGCCAAATCGAAAGCTCCGGTGTATTCACACGACTGGGCCGAATTGCCTGAGGACAACTTCACTGACATTCGATTCGAAGAGCGTCAGCAGGAAGGCGTTGATCGGCGATACACCTACCATGTCGATCGCGGCAAGTTTGACCTGTTATTCCTGCAGCATGCGCACAAGCTCGGAGCCAAGGTTTATGAGGGCGTTCGCGTCACGCGGATCGATTTCGAGTCGAAGCCCTATCCTCGCATGTACTTCAAGATGGGCAACAAGGAGATGTATCTCACGGTCAAGATGGTGATCGATGCATCCGGGCGCGACACGCTGCTTGGTAATCAGCTTCGTGTAAAAGTGAAGGACCCCGTCTTCAACCAGTTTGCATTTCATACGTGGTTCGACGGATTTGACCGGCGCGATCCGGGTCATCCGGACAAGGCCGATTACATTTTCATACACTTTCTGCCGATCACCAACTCGTGGATATGGCAGATACCCATTACCGATACGATCACCAGCATCGGAATCGTCACGCAGAAACAGTATTTTCCCAAGACTCGGGAGGAACGCGAATCGTGGTTCTGGGAGTGCATCAGCTCGCGGCCCGATCTGCACGAGCGACTGCGCAAGGCCGAGCGCTGCCGCCCCTTCAAGGAGGAGGGTGACTACAGCTACGCAATGAGGCAGGTCTGCGGCGACCGATGGGCCCTTGTCGGCGATGCCGGCCGGTTTGTTGATCCGATCTTTTCAAGCGGCGTATCGATCGCGCTCAATGGTGCACGCCTAATTCAGGCTGACATTCGCGCGGCGGCAGAGAAGGGTGAGTACGGCAAGGCCAGCTTTGAGAACTTCGAACGCACGCTGCGCTGGGGCACCCGCAACTGGTACGATTTCATCACGCTTTACTATCGTCTGAATGTGCTGTTCACCATGTTCATTCAGGATCGTCGCTACCGCCTTGATGTGCTCAAGCTCCTCCAGGGAGAAGTGTACGATGAGGAAACACCCGATGTGCTCCGGCGAATGAAGGAAATCGTCACGGCTGTCGAGCAGAACCCGAATCATGTGTGGCACAAGCTATTGGGCGATCTGACGTGCAATGAATTCAAGCCTTCGTTCTGA